A single region of the Salvia miltiorrhiza cultivar Shanhuang (shh) chromosome 8, IMPLAD_Smil_shh, whole genome shotgun sequence genome encodes:
- the LOC130997051 gene encoding pheromone-processing carboxypeptidase KEX1-like, translated as MVIKNGILMTCDREKPSSISKLKKKVRFNLNVKAYEAISHEVASYLSEEEKEEEEEEGANNTAGSLHYEEDVQYEDEDVALDESDHELDDDDVSSIYDDDDDDNVAKNIQFQTTESRSNPQRYDSSVLTPIENLSQWREIKAKAKTADLKMQKENSIISTMDSHHSDSKLRVSNVISVDASLSNWLSSLEKNPLINSGP; from the exons ATGGTCATCAAGAATGGGATATTGATGACATGCGATAG GGAGAAGCCATCATCAATATCGAAACTCAAAAAGAAAGTGAGGTTTAACCTAAATGTGAAGGCTTACGAAGCGATTTCACATGAAGTCGCCTCGTATCTTTCAgaggaagaaaaagaagaagaagaagaagaaggagcaAATAACACCGCAGGCAGCTTGCACTACGAAGAGGAC GTACAGTACGAAGACGAAGACGTAGCACTTGATGAAAGTGATCACGAActggatgatgatgatgttagTAGcatttatgatgatgatgatgatgataatgtGGCCAAGAATATTCAATTTCAAACAACTGAATCGAGATCGAATCCTCAACGGTACGATTCTTCTGTGCTTACTCCAATTGAGAATTTATCTCAATGGAGGGAAATTAAAGCCAAGGCCAAAACAGCAGATCTGAAGATGCAGAAGGAGAATTCAATCATCTCAACCATGGATTCTCATCACTCTGATTCGAAACTGAGGGTTAGTAATGTAATTTCAGTGGATGCGAGTTTATCAAACTGGTTGAGCTCGTTGGAGAAGAATCCACTCATCAATTCAGGCCCATAA
- the LOC130999863 gene encoding putative disease resistance protein RGA3, with the protein MEGEAAAAVLQTLVQNLIDLCKKEISQIRDLKKDAAKLTKSLKTIQKFLNDAEKRDITSEAVKDWLKNLEDVAFDADNVLDEINYHILSDQIKPAEPEEENIPSCFSRPSCFSCCKNLSRSRNVALKIKEINENLESINKEAIDLGLVGRLANEPTLVIASSETDSFSDDPVFIGRDDVKLEIVEMLTNSITTDKRKVSIISIVGMGGLGKTTLTRKVFNHLKDETRFGSHIWVHVSPNFDALTLFKKILKELTDQVEGENKQDILSKLQQALKDKTYLLVLDDVWNEDRSKWEEFMNSLLGVSSVKGNAIVVTTRSMKVATIVNPIHTHELEGLSEEECWSIIKVKTFGEGNVPSEYAAIGKKIARKCQGLPLAANVVGGVLRIKSEEKWRSVEEKWLSADEGGDNITNILRLSFDNLSLPSLKKCFAYCAMFPKGSEIVKQELIEMWMAEGFLQADERDDMESVGENFINVLLHNSLLQVSKRDYFGNVESCGMHDLVHDLACSVSSSSNSSRVRYKTLEEDESSRIPKEMAKSLRTLLLTSEGDISDINFSDLESLHVLSLLDSEVENLPSSIRKLIHLRDFDISETEIEVLPDWIGEFFHLQTLRVDTGCLEKMPSTIKYLINLRHLYIDEDVELPMGIGRLTSLQTLTHFPVGDENGCKIEELGSLNNLKGELRICNLERVHDKEEAGKANLFKKSKILKLHLEWRYGRIEGGTYDDDVLKGLQPHSHLRELKIRGFNGKRFPSWTQKMAVRDVPGGSWVLLNKLTSLTLWDCRECEEIPKLGHLPNLKSLVLFGLSNVKCINSSFYGMVNKDTRIVFPALERLELYHMANLAEWAEIEISDGSEVKLFPRLQHLEIKWCKQLTSVPSLGQLPNLKSLVLWRLDNVKCINSSFYGMVNKDTRIVFPALERFQLKYMPKLAEWAEIEISDGSEVKLFPRLQHLSFYDCPQLMSVPSHVSSCLQHLEICGIGVKCLPIDWLLSNSETLSYLRIRDCPNLREISDRWGEEESEGRSFTITSLPIFPRLTELTILSVPKLSLETLDAMRSLQIDGYKEIDP; encoded by the coding sequence ATGGAAGGAGAAGCTGCTGCCGCCGTCCTTCAAACTCTAGTTCAAAACCTCATCGACCTTTGCAAGAAAGAGATCTCTCAGATCCGAGATCTCAAAAAAGATGCGGCAAAGCTAACTAAGAGTCTCAAAACCATCCAGAAATTCTTGAACGACGCGGAGAAGCGTGACATCACCAGCGAAGCTGTCAAGGACTGGCTGAAGAATCTTGAAGACGTGGCTTTCGATGCTGACAATGTTTTGGATGAAATCAACTATCATATTCTCTCTGACCAGATCAAGCCCGCCGAGCCTGAGGAGGAAAATATACCATCATGCTTCTCACGCCCCTCATGCTTCTCATGCTGCAAGAATCTTTCACGTTCTCGAAATGTGGCTCttaaaatcaaagaaatcaaTGAGAATTTGGAGTCCATTAACAAAGAGGCCATCGATCTTGGCCTTGTAGGGAGGCTTGCCAATGAGCCCACTTTGGTTATTGCTTCTTCGGAAACTGATTCATTCAGTGATGATCCAGTTTTTATTGGAAGAGATGATGTTAAGTTGGAAATAGTTGAGATGCTTACCAATAGCATCACAACTGATAAACGCAAAGTTTCCATCATTTCCATTGTCGGGATGGGGGGATTGGGGAAGACGACATTGACTAGAAAAGTCTTCAATCATCTGAAGGATGAGACTCGGTTTGGATCACATATTTGGGTGCATGTTTCCCCAAATTTTGATGCATTAACTCTTTTCAAGAAAATTCTCAAAGAGTTGACTGATCAAGTTGAAGGTGAGAATAAGCAAGATATTCTTTCAAAGCTTCAACAAGCTTTAAAAGATAAAACATATCTTCTTGTACTTGATGATGTATGGAATGAAGATCGTTCCAAATGGGAAGAGTTTATGAATTCCTTGTTGGGAGTTAGTTCTGTTAAGGGAAATGCAATTGTTGTTACCACCAGAAGTATGAAGGTTGCTACAATTGTGAATCCAATTCATACACATGAGTTGGAAGGCTTATCAGAAGAAGAGTGTTGGTCGATAATCAAAGTTAAAACCTTTGGAGAAGGAAACGTTCCATCAGAATATGCGGccattggaaaaaaaattgcaaGAAAATGTCAAGGTTTGCCATTAGCTGCCAACGTAGTTGGGGGAGTGCTGCGCATTAAATCTGAGGAAAAATGGCGTTCAGTCGAGGAGAAATGGCTTTCAGCCGATGAAGGAGGAGATAATATCACAAATATATTGAGGCTGAGCTTCGATAATTTGTCTTTGCCATCACTTAAGAAGTGCTTCGCATACTGTGCGATGTTTCCTAAAGGCTCTGAAATCGTGAAACAGGAACTGATTGAGATGTGGATGGCAGAAGGTTTTCTTCAAGCTGATGAAAGGGATGACATGGAGTCCGTGGGAGAAAATTTTATCAACGTTCTTCTGCACAACTCTTTACTGCAAGTTTCAAAGAGAGATTATTTCGGGAATGTGGAAAGTTGTGGCATGCATGATCTTGTGCACGATCTGGCTTGTTCTGTTTCAAGTTCCTCTAATAGCAGCCGAGTTCGATACAAGACTCTCGAAGAAGACGAATCAAGTCGTATCCCAAAAGAAATGGCAAAATCTTTGCGTACATTACTACTAACATCGGAAGGTGATATTTCTGATATCAACTTCTCAGACTTGGAAAGTTTGCATGTTTTAAGTCTACTTGACTCTGAAGTTGAAAATCTGCCAAGTTCGATTCGGAAGTTGATACATTTGAGAGATTTTGACATTTCAGAGACAGAAATTGAAGTTTTGCCGGATTGGATTGGTGAATTCTTTCACTTGCAGACGTTGAGAGTAGACACAGGATGTTTGGAGAAAATGCCAAGTACGATTAAGTACTTGATTAACTTGAGGCATCTTTATATTGATGAGGATGTAGAGCTGCCGATGGGAATTGGGAGATTAACTTCTCTCCAAACGCTAACCCACTTTCCAGTGGGTGACGAGAATGGCTGCAAAATTGAAGAACTCGGAAGTTTGAATAATCTTAAAGGAGAGTTACGGATTTGCAATCTGGAAAGGGTTCATGACAAGGAAGAGGCTGGGAAAGCCAATTtattcaaaaagtcaaaaatattGAAGTTGCATTTGGAATGGAGATATGGCAGAATTGAAGGTGGAACATATGATGACGATGTATTGAAAGGCCTTCAACCTCACTCACATCTGAGGGAGTTAAAGATCCGGGGATTCAATGGAAAAAGATTTCCATCATGGACTCAGAAGATGGCAGTTCGAGATGTGCCTGGAGGCTCTTGGGTGCTACTTAACAAGTTAACGTCGTTAACACTCTGGGACTGCAGAGAATGTGAAGAGATCCCAAAGTTGGGGCACTTGCCCAATCTCAAGTCCCTTGTGTTGTTTGGATTGAGCAATGTGAAGTGTATAAATTCATCATTCTACGGAATGGTGAACAAGGACACACGCATTGTTTTTCCAGCTCTCGAGAGGTTGGAATTGTATCACATGGCTAATCTGGCAGAGTGGGCAGAAATAGAAATTTCGGATGGAAGTGAAGTGAAGCTATTTCCTCGCCTCCAACATTTGGAAATCAAGTGGTGTAAACAATTGACGAGTGTTCCAAGTTTGGGGCAGTTGCCCAATCTCAAGTCCCTTGTGTTGTGGAGATTGGACAATGTGAAGTGTATAAATTCATCATTCTACGGAATGGTGAACAAGGACACACGCATTGTTTTTCCAGCTCTCGAGAGGTTCCAATTGAAATACATGCCTAAGCTGGCAGAGTGGGCAGAAATAGAAATTTCGGATGGAAGTGAAGTGAAGCTATTTCCTCGCCTCCAACATTTGTCATTTTATGATTGCCCGCAATTGATGAGTGTTCCAAGTCATGTCTCGTCATGCCTTCAACATTTGGAAATTTGTGGGATCGGTGTGAAATGTCTCCCAATTGATTGGTTATTGAGTAATAGCGAGACTCTCTCTTATTTGAGAATAAGGGACTGCCCGAACTTGAGAGAAATATCAGATAGGTGGGGAGAAGAAGAATCAGAAGGAAGAAGCTTCACAATCACATCCCTCCCTATATTCCCTCGTCTAACAGAATTGACAATCTTAAGCGTTCCTAAGTTAAGTTTGGAGACTCTGGATGCAATGCGGAGCCTCCAAATTGATGGATACAAAGAAATTGACCCGTGA
- the LOC130999864 gene encoding putative disease resistance protein RGA3, protein MDAKTAASVLQAPIQSLIDFCKKEFSQIRGLNKEAAKLAASLDTIQKFLNDAEARTIPGDAVKSWLKKLEDVAFDADNVLDELNYHLLSKQIEHTETMMEKVLSCCSSSFNSIARTRNMALKIKEINENLESINKEATDLGLVGRLADQPALDIATLETNSYTHDPIFIGRDDVVSETVDMLTNSITTDEKSVSILAIVGMGGLGKTTLTRKVFNRLKNGTRFGSHIWVHVSSNFDALTLFKKILKELTRDQVEGESQQEILSKLEKALKDKTYLLILDDVWNEDLSEWDDFINSLLGVSCVKGNAIVVTTRKMAVASIVNPLHTHELKGLSKEDCWSIIRAKTFGEGNVPSDFEAIGKSIARRCQGLPLAANVAGGVLRNKPEEKWRSIEEKWLSPDEGGDNITNILRLSFDNLSLPSLKKCFAYCAMFPKGSQIMKQELIEMWMAEGFLQADGRDDMESVGEKFINVLLHNSLLQVSNRDYFGNVESCGMHDLVHDLACSVSSSSNSSRVRYKTLEEDESSRIPKEMAKSLRTLLLTSEGDISDINFSDFESLHVLRVDSQVIKELPSSIQKLIHLRDFDISKTEIEVLPDWIGEFFHLQTLRVDSRWLRIGRKLPSTIKYLINLRHLYIDSRVELPMGIGRLTSLQTLKYFPVGDQNGCKIEELGSLNNLKGELKIRNLERVHDKEEAGKANLFKKSKILKLGLKWGDDREGERNDEDVLESLQPHSDLRELEIDGFNGKRFPLWTQKMSVGDAPQGSWVILNNLMSLTLINCRECEEIPMLGQLPNLKSLVLWGLRNVKCINSSFYGRVNKDTRIVFPALERFELKWMAKLAEWAEIEISDGSEVKLFPRLQHLSIDNCGQLMSVPSHVSSSCLECLSIFGIGVECLPADWLLSNSETLSSLRITNCPNLREISDRWGEEESEGRSFTITSLPIFPRLTYLMILHVPKLSLETVDAMRRLQVDGYKDIDP, encoded by the coding sequence ATGGATGCGAAAACTGCTGCCTCCGTCCTTCAAGCTCCAATTCAAAGCCTCATCGACTTTTGCAAGAAAGAGTTCTCTCAAATCCGAGGTCTCAACAAAGAAGCAGCAAAGCTAGCTGCGAGTCTCGACACCATCCAGAAATTCTTGAACGACGCGGAGGCGCGAACCATCCCTGGCGATGCCGTCAAGAGCTGGCTGAAGAAGCTTGAAGACGTGGCGTTCGACGCGGACAACGTTTTGGATGAGCTCAACTATCATCTCCTCTCCAAACAAATTGAGCACACCGAAACGATGATGGAAAAGGTATTATCATGCTGCTCATCATCCTTCAATTCTATTGCGCGAACAAGAAATATGGCACttaaaatcaaagaaatcaaTGAGAATTTGGAGTCCATTAACAAAGAGGCCACCGATCTTGGCCTTGTAGGGAGGCTTGCCGATCAGCCTGCTTTGGATATTGCTACTTTGGAAACTAATTCATACACTCATGATCCAATTTTTATTGGAAGAGATGATGTTGTGTCGGAAACAGTTGATATGCTTACAAATAGCATCACAACTGATGAAAAATCAGTTTCCATACTTGCCATTGTCGGGATGGGGGGATTGGGGAAGACGACATTGACGAGAAAAGTCTTCAATCGTCTAAAGAATGGGACTCGGTTTGGATCACATATTTGGGTTCATGTTTCCTCAAATTTTGATGCATTAActcttttcaaaaaaattctCAAAGAGTTGACTCGTGATCAAGTCGAAGGTGAGAGTCAGCAAGAAATTCTTTCAAAGCTTGAAAAAGCTTTGAAAGATAAAACTTATCTTCTTATTCTTGATGATGTATGGAATGAAGATCTTTCCGAATGGGATGATTTTATCAATTCCTTGTTGGGAGTTAGTTGTGTAAAGGGAAATGCCATTGTTGTTACCACCAGAAAAATGGCGGTGGCTTCAATTGTGAATCCACTTCATACACATGAGTTGAAAGGCTTATCAAAGGAAGATTGTTGGTCCATAATCAGAGCTAAAACCTTTGGAGAAGGAAACGTTCCGTCAGACTTTGAGGCTATTGGGAAAAGCATTGCAAGAAGATGTCAAGGTTTGCCATTAGCTGCCAACGTAGCTGGGGGAGTGCTGCGCAATAAACCTGAGGAAAAATGGCGTTCAATCGAGGAGAAATGGCTTTCACCCGATGAAGGAGGAGATAATATCACAAATATATTGAGGCTGAGCTTCGATAATTTGTCTTTGCCATCACTTAAGAAGTGCTTCGCATACTGTGCGATGTTTCCTAAAGGCTCCCAAATCATGAAACAAGAATTGATTGAGATGTGGATGGCAGAAGGTTTTCTTCAAGCTGATGGAAGGGATGACATGGAGTCCGTGGGCGAAAAATTTATCAACGTTCTTCTGCACAACTCTTTACTGCAAGTTTCAAATAGAGATTATTTCGGGAATGTGGAAAGTTGTGGCATGCATGATCTTGTGCACGATCTTGCTTGTTCTGTTTCAAGTTCCTCTAATAGCAGCCGAGTTCGATACAAGACTCTCGAAGAAGACGAATCAAGTCGTATCCCAAAAGAAATGGCAAAATCTTTGCGTACATTACTACTAACATCGGAAGGTGATATTTCTGATATCAACTTCTCAGACTTCGAAAGTTTGCATGTTTTACGTGTTGACTCTCAAGTTATAAAAGAGCTGCCAAGTTCGATTCAAAAGTTGATACATTTGAGAGATTTTGACATTTCAAAGACAGAAATTGAAGTTTTGCCGGATTGGATTGGTGAATTCTTTCACTTGCAGACGTTGAGAGTAGACTCAAGATGGTTGAGAATTGGGAGAAAACTGCCAAGTACGATTAAGTACTTGATTAACTTGAGGCATCTTTATATTGACTCGAGGGTAGAGTTGCCTATGGGAATTGGGAGATTAACTTCTCTCCAAACGCTAAAGTACTTTCCAGTGGGCGACCAGAATGGCTGCAAGATTGAAGAGCTTGGAAGTTTGAATAATCTTAAAGGAGAGTTAAAGATTCGCAATCTCGAAAGGGTTCATGACAAGGAAGAGGCTGGGAAAGCGAATTtattcaaaaagtcaaaaatattGAAGTTGGGTTTGAAATGGGGTGATGACAGAGAAGGTGAAAGAAATGATGAGGATGTATTGGAAAGCCTTCAACCTCACTCAGATCTCAGGGAGTTAGAGATTGATGGATTCAATGGAAAAAGATTTCCATTATGGACTCAGAAGATGTCAGTTGGAGATGCGCCTCAAGGCTCTTGGGTGATACTTAACAATTTAATGTCGTTAACACTCATTAACTGCAGAGAATGTGAAGAGATCCCAATGTTGGGGCAGTTGCCCAATCTCAAGTCCCTTGTGTTGTGGGGATTGAGGAATGTGAAGTGTATAAATTCATCATTCTACGGAAGGGTGAACAAGGACACACGCATTGTTTTTCCAGCTCTCGAGAGGTTCGAATTGAAATGGATGGCTAAGCTGGCAGAGTGGGCAGAAATAGAAATTTCGGATGGAAGTGAAGTGAAGCTATTTCCTCGCCTCCAACATTTGTCAATTGATAATTGCGGGCAATTGATGAGTGTTCCAAGTCATGTGTCGTCATCATGCCTTGAATGTTTGTCAATTTTTGGAATCGGTGTGGAATGTCTGCCAGCTGATTGGTTATTGAGTAACAGCGAGACTCTCTCTTCTTTGAGAATAACTAACTGCCCGAATTTGAGAGAAATATCAGATAGGTGGGGAGAAGAAGAATCAGAAGGAAGAAGCTTCACAATCACATCCCTCCCTATATTCCCTCGTCTAACATATTTGATGATTCTACACGTTCCTAAGTTAAGTTTGGAGACTGTGGATGCAATGCGGCGCCTCCAAGTTGATGGCTACAAAGACATTGACCCGTGA